The genomic segment TTGCTATAACCGCAACGCATTCGCAAAATACACAAACTCAACAAATAGATATGACTTTACCTACACTACAATATAGTGTTGACAGGGTGTATCCATTTGTTAAAAAAGATGGCGTTAGAAAAGGTTTTTTTAAGAACATTAATTTACAATATGATTTGAGCGCAAGTAATAGTTTTACGACAACTGACTCTCTATTTTTTAGACCTCAAATGTTTGAAAATGCAAGAGTAGGTTTCCAACACTCAATTCCTTTGAATACCAACTTTAAGCTATTCAAATATTTTAGTGCTACATCAGCTGTAAATTATAGAGAAGTTTGGTATTTAAAAACCATTAATCGCCAGTTTGACACCAATCAGAATAAAGTTGTTGATACACAAGTTAATGGTTTTGATGCTTTTAGAACCTACTCTTTTAGTTCGAGTATCGGTACAACTGTTTATGGTACGTTTAACTTTAAAAAAAATAAAAGAATTCAAGCCATACGACATGTTATGCGACCTTCGGTATCCTATGGTTATACCCCAAGTTTTGAAAAATATTATGACACTTATGCAGCAGATGGAAGCGGTACTATGGTTAAAGAATATTCAAGATTTGAAGGTGGTATTTATGGAGCTCCAGGAAATGTCAATTCAAACTCGGTAGGATTTGATCTAAGTAATACATTTGAAGCAAAAGTCACTGACAAGGATAGCACTAAAACAGAGGCTAAAAAAATCATGCTTTTGAATAATTTAAACCTGTCTACTAGTTATGATTTTAATGCTGATGGAAAAAGAACACTTGCTTGGACTCCAGTTCGTGTAAGCGGTGGAACACAGTTTTTTGATAATAAAATGAACTTGAATTTTGGAGCAACATTGGATCCCTATGCAGTTAATAACTCTGGACAAAGAATCAACAAGTTCAATATTGATAATGGTGGAAGCCTATTTCGAATGAGTAGTGCTAATATGACTATCAATTATTCTTTAGCGAGCAGTGAAAATAAAAAAACAAATAAATCTAACAATCCCGAAACGATACGAAATGGAGGGCGTGAGGACGATTTGTTTGGAAAACCAATTACGGGAAATATTCAAAGAAGCATGTTTGACGATGAAGATACTGACAATAAAAAAGAGTCAGAATCTGATTTTTTTAATTATACTTTACCTTGGGATATGACCTTTGCTTATGCACTAACTTACGGCAATAACAATAGAGAAAATAAAATAATTGGAAACTCAATCATGATTTCAATCAACGCTGATTTAACACCAAAATGGAAAACTGGAATTTCAACGGGTTATGATTTTGTACAAAAAGGAGTTACTTTTACACAACTTAGATTTGAGAGAGACTTATTAAGCTGGAGAATGGATTTTAATTGGACTCCATTTGGAAACAACGCAAATTGGGGTTTCTTTATTGGAATCAAATCGGGAGTTCTTAGCGATATTAAATGGGATAAGAGAAGCACAATAATACGATAAACATATGAAAACAATTATTTTTACTGAAAAAGCCCCAGCACCTATCGGACCTTACAATCAGGCTGTATTAACAGGAAACACACTTTACACTTCTGGGCAAATTGCAATCAATCCATCTACAGGAGAATTGGTAACTGACTCTATCGAAACAGAGACGAAACAAGTAATGGAAAATTTAAAAGCTGTTTTAGAGGCAGCAAACATGACATTTGAAAATGTAATAAAATCTACTATTTTCATTTCTGACATGAATGATTTCACTGCCATCAATTCTATTTATGGGGCTTATTTTGACGAAAAGTCAGCGCCAGCCAGGGAAACTGTTCAAGTAGCAGGTTTACCCAAAAATGTGAACGTTGAAATTTCAATGATTGCAGTACAATAAAAAAATGCCTTAGTGAATTCACTAAGGCATTTTGCTATTCTATGTTATAATTATTGATTAGCAACATGGTAGGCTATCAAACCATCAATTGGTCTTCGCAATACGTTTCCTAATTTAATTTGGTATTTTTCAAAGGTTACTTCTAATTCGTCTTTCAAGTAGAAAGCAATAGATCCTACAAAATGTACTGGCACTTCTTGATAATTATCAAATTGCTTGATATAATTTTTCACAAAAGACTTCATCCCTTTATAGATAATTTTTTTACAAAATGGATCTTCTTTATGTTGAATTAAAAATTTAGCAAAAGTAGCTAAATAAGCATTTGGGTTAGATTCTTTATATAACTTACTTTTAATATAATCAGGAGACATATCGTACTCCTTCTCAAATTCAACTGCTAAATGTTGTGGCATTTTGTTGAAATAATATTTTCTAATTAGTTCTTTTCCAAAAACATTCCCACTACAATCATCCATGATAATATATCCTAACGATTGTACCTTTTGATGCAAATCTTTTCCGTCAAAGAAACTACAATTAGAACCCGTTCCTAAAATACTTACGATAGCTTTTTCCCCTTTAGGAGTAGTTGCAAAAACAGCCGCATAAGTATCCTCTTCAACAGAAACAATTGCATTAGGAAAATAGGCTTGAAAAACCTGAGAAAGAAATATTTTCATTCGTTCCGTACCGCAACCTGCTCCGTAAAAGAATAGATGAGTCGCCTCATTTTTATTTTGTAGTATATCAAAACGGTCATTCAAACGCTCAACAACTTCTTCTTCATTTAAAATTTCTGGATTTAACCCTAAGGTTTGAGTAGTAAATAAAATTTTACCACTTTCATCTATTGCAATCCAATCAGCTTTGGTTGAGCCACTATCAACAATTAATTTCATCTTTTGGTTTCTTTAGGTTTTATTTTTGAAATTTAAAGTTATAAAATTAAACTTTTTATAACAGTAAAGAAATAGGGAAATAGTAAAAAAATAAAATCCCGTTACAATAAACAATAACGGGATTTTATTGAAAAGGTTTTGATTATTTTAAACCTGAAATATGAACAGATAAATCAATTAATTTACTTGAATATCCATACTCATTATCATACCAAGAAATAATTTTGAAGAAAGTAGAATTCAAACCAATTCCAGCTTTAGCATCAATAATTGAAGTTCTTGCATCAGAAACAAAATCATTAGATACTACATCATCTTCAGTAAATCCTAAGATTCCTTTCATTGTAGTTTCAGAAGCTTTTTTTAATACAGCCATGATTTCAGCATACGAAGTCTCTTTAGCCAATTTCACAGTTAAATCCACTGCAGAAACGTCAACAGTAGGAACACGCATTGACATACCAGTTAATTTTCCGTTTAATGAAGGAATTACAACTCCTACTGCTTTAGCAGCTCCTGTAGAAGAAGGAATCATATTCACTAATGCGGAACGACCACCTCTGAAATCTTTTCTAGAAGGACCATCATTAGTCATTTGAGTTGAAGTGGTAGCGTGAACTGTTGTCATTAAACCTTCAACTATTTCGAAGTTATCGTGAATTACTTTTGCCATTGGAGCCAAACAGTTTGTAGTACAAGAAGCATTAGAAACAACTAAATCTGTAGCTTTTGCAGTTTCGTGATTCACACCCATTACAAACATTGGCGCATCAGCAGAAGGAGCAGAAATAATTACTTTCTTAGCACCACCTTTGATGTGCTCAGTTGCAGTTTCAACAGTGGTGAAAAAACCTGTACATTCAGCAACAACATCAACATCAACTTCATTCCATTTCAAATCTGCTGGGTTTCTTTCAGCAGTAATTCGAATGTGTCTTCCATTTACATATAATTTACCTTCTTTTACTTCAACAGTTCCATTAAAACGACCGTGAACAGAATCGTATTTTAATAAGTAAGCTAAATGATCTACATCTAGCAAATCATTGATTGCAACAACCTCAACATTATCTCTGTTAAACGATTCTCTGAAAACTATTCTTCCAATTCTTCCAAAACCGTTTATTCCTAATTTTACTTTTGACATTTTAAATTTATTTTTAGTTTGTGTAAATATTTAATTTTTTAGTTGAGTATTATTATATAGAAACTATATCGGATACTCTTAACAACTCTTTATCAATTT from the Flavobacterium ammonificans genome contains:
- a CDS encoding RidA family protein, whose product is MKTIIFTEKAPAPIGPYNQAVLTGNTLYTSGQIAINPSTGELVTDSIETETKQVMENLKAVLEAANMTFENVIKSTIFISDMNDFTAINSIYGAYFDEKSAPARETVQVAGLPKNVNVEISMIAVQ
- a CDS encoding putative LPS assembly protein LptD; protein product: MRTNLFNIVLLSIFLTIGSTNVYCQDSPLKKTIIKPVTKPTTTAVEKNKPNPIVTDSIKKDSAKTKKAFLDGKVKYKAKEFTKIDQKKKNILLYDTAELYYQDVELKSGIILLDYEKDEVYAGRIKDSTGKYTQFPNFKQGANVVEPDSIRFNFKTKKAIIWNSRSDQGEFKIKAALTKKENDSVYFLKGARFTTSKDVDNPEYYFQTNKVKFVPGKKVVTGLTNMVIANVPTPIALPFAFFPMTKETSISGILLPSYNDSNTRGFSLQNGGYYFALSDQYDLTVLGDYYTNGSYGMRFESNYAKRYNYRGNVNIRFENLITSERGFPDYSKQNIYNIQWSHSRDAKANPNSSFSASVNLGSSTFFRQSINQNNIGSNLNNTLNSSVSYSRIFTGSGPQSRLAITATHSQNTQTQQIDMTLPTLQYSVDRVYPFVKKDGVRKGFFKNINLQYDLSASNSFTTTDSLFFRPQMFENARVGFQHSIPLNTNFKLFKYFSATSAVNYREVWYLKTINRQFDTNQNKVVDTQVNGFDAFRTYSFSSSIGTTVYGTFNFKKNKRIQAIRHVMRPSVSYGYTPSFEKYYDTYAADGSGTMVKEYSRFEGGIYGAPGNVNSNSVGFDLSNTFEAKVTDKDSTKTEAKKIMLLNNLNLSTSYDFNADGKRTLAWTPVRVSGGTQFFDNKMNLNFGATLDPYAVNNSGQRINKFNIDNGGSLFRMSSANMTINYSLASSENKKTNKSNNPETIRNGGREDDLFGKPITGNIQRSMFDDEDTDNKKESESDFFNYTLPWDMTFAYALTYGNNNRENKIIGNSIMISINADLTPKWKTGISTGYDFVQKGVTFTQLRFERDLLSWRMDFNWTPFGNNANWGFFIGIKSGVLSDIKWDKRSTIIR
- a CDS encoding N-acetylglucosamine kinase — its product is MKLIVDSGSTKADWIAIDESGKILFTTQTLGLNPEILNEEEVVERLNDRFDILQNKNEATHLFFYGAGCGTERMKIFLSQVFQAYFPNAIVSVEEDTYAAVFATTPKGEKAIVSILGTGSNCSFFDGKDLHQKVQSLGYIIMDDCSGNVFGKELIRKYYFNKMPQHLAVEFEKEYDMSPDYIKSKLYKESNPNAYLATFAKFLIQHKEDPFCKKIIYKGMKSFVKNYIKQFDNYQEVPVHFVGSIAFYLKDELEVTFEKYQIKLGNVLRRPIDGLIAYHVANQ
- the gap gene encoding type I glyceraldehyde-3-phosphate dehydrogenase; this translates as MSKVKLGINGFGRIGRIVFRESFNRDNVEVVAINDLLDVDHLAYLLKYDSVHGRFNGTVEVKEGKLYVNGRHIRITAERNPADLKWNEVDVDVVAECTGFFTTVETATEHIKGGAKKVIISAPSADAPMFVMGVNHETAKATDLVVSNASCTTNCLAPMAKVIHDNFEIVEGLMTTVHATTSTQMTNDGPSRKDFRGGRSALVNMIPSSTGAAKAVGVVIPSLNGKLTGMSMRVPTVDVSAVDLTVKLAKETSYAEIMAVLKKASETTMKGILGFTEDDVVSNDFVSDARTSIIDAKAGIGLNSTFFKIISWYDNEYGYSSKLIDLSVHISGLK